The Thermoflexus hugenholtzii JAD2 genomic interval GCAAAGGCCGCCGCGTCCCGCACCGCCAGATCCGCCAGGACCTTGCGATTGAGCGAGATCCCGGCCGCCCGCAGGCCGGCGATGAACCGGCTATAAGAGAGCCCGTTCTGGCGGGCGGCAGCGTTGATGCGCATGATCCAGAGCCGACGGAAATCCCGCTTGCGCTCCCGCCGATGCTGGTAAGCATAAGCCAGGGACTTGATCATCGCCTCATGGGCCCGCCGGTAATGCCGGCTGCGGGATCCCCGCTGGCCTTCCACCATCTTGAGCACTTTCTTGTGGCGACGACGGTTGGTGACGCTGCTCTTAACCCGGGTCATTCGAACTCCCCCCGATCCGATCAAAAGATGTCCGCATCGTCCTTCAATCTTTCCGATCCAGATAGGGTGCCAGCCGCTTCACCATCTTATAGACGAAGGGCTCGGTCACCGTGAGCATCTCATCGTAGAGCCGCTTAGTGCGCTTGGCGCGCTTACGGCGCAAGTGGCTGCGGCCGATCTTGGCCCGCACCAGCTTGCCGCTCCCGGTATAACGCAGCCGCTTAGCGGTCGCCTTATGGGTTCGAATCTTGGGCACCTTCCATCACCTCCGGGCTGGATTCGGTCTTCCGCTCCGCCGGCTGGCTCCCCTTCCGACGCAGGGGGGCCAGCACCATCACCATGCTCTGGCCCTCCATGTTCGGGGGGATCTCCACCATCCCCACGTCGGCCACCTGCTCGGCAAAACGTTGCAACATATCCGTGGCCAGCTGCAGGTGCGTCATCTCCCGCCCGCGCATCCGAACCTGGACCTTCACCTTGTTGCCGTCGGTGAGGAAGCGACGAGCGTCCCGCACCTTGAACCCCACGTGATGGGGATCGGTGGTCGGCCGCAGGCGGATCTCCTTAACCACAATCTGCTTGAGGGCCTTGCGCGCCTCCCGTTCCTTCTTCGCCTGCTCATACATGAACTTGCCGTAGTCCATGATCCGGCAGACCGGGGGATCCGCCTGGGGGGCCACCTCCACCAGGTCCAGGCCGTGCTGGCGGGCCAGGGCCAGGGCCTCCACCAGGGAAACCACACCGATCTGCTTCCCATCCGGGCCGATCAACCGGACCTGACGGGCCCGGATGGCCTCATTCACGCGATACTTTCGGGCGGAAATATGCGCCTCCTTCCCCGGAACAGGATGCCGGGAAGATGATAACATGGGGCCGCCCGGACGTCAACCGGGGCCGAACCCGAGTCTCATCCTTCGAAGCCTTCCGGTTCCGACAGCACCCGACGGGCCGCCTCCGCCCAGGCCGGCGGCACTTGCACCTCCACCGGGCTGAAGACGGGAGCGATCACCGCGTGGAGGGCTTCATACCGCAGCCGCGCCGGGATCCCTTCTCCCTGAAGCCGGGCCTGGATCATTTGGCCTTCGATCAGGCTCCCGGCCTCATAGACGATGATCCACTCGGCCTCTGTCAACCGGCCCTCCTCAGGCCGAAGGGCCTTCCGTGGGGGATCCCCCGGCGGGAGCGGAAGGGGCACCCCGGGCCTGGGCGAGCATCTGCTCCATCTGCGCCCGGCTCTCCTCCAGCCACTTCCGCATCTCCTCCGCTCGCCGGCGGGCCTCCGCGGCGGCCTCCTCAGCCCGGCGCCGGGCTTCCAGGAGGGCCGCTTCAATCTGGGAGCGGGTCTGGCTCGCCACCTCCTCCGCCTGGCTCTTCAGCTCGATCCCCCGCTCCTGCAGCAGCCGCCGGGTCTCCTCACCCGAGCGAGGGGCGAACAGCAAGGCCACCACCGCTCCGACCAGAGCCCCCGTCAGAAATCCAGCAAGGAACGCGCCGAACTCCCCACCGCTCTCCCGCGCTGCCATGATAGACCTCCTCGTTCATCAGGATGGGCACCCCTGCGTCAGGAGGCCCGGCCTCGCAACAGACGGACAAAGGTCCTCAGCGCATGGGCAACCCCGGCCGCCATGCCGGCGGCCTCGATGACCGGCCGGGCCAGACGCCGGCTCAGGAAGGCGCTGGTGCCGTGCACCGTGTTCACCGTCTCCTGCGCGCGGCTCAGGATCGGCCGGACCTCCTCCTGCAGCCAGTCGACCAGACGGATCAGGCGGTAGATCAGGAACGTCGTCACCGCAGCGAGCAACGTCAATTGCATCGCCAAGGCAATGATCAAGATGTCCCGGAGGACGGCGGCGGCCGCCGGATGGGTGTAAAGGAAAACGAGAACGGCTCCCATCGCGCTGGCGACCGCCAGGCCGATCAGGATCCAGAACCAGCGGGGCATCGCACGCATAGGTTCCCCACGCTGCAGGATGATCTCGGGAAGGAGCCTGCCGCCTCTCCACCCGAACTGCCACCCGGCTTCATTATACCTGATCCGCGCAGGAATCCGCTCGAATGAACAGGCCTCCGACTCACTCGAACCCGGCAAGGTCGGTGGGGAGGCCCCCGGCTCCATCGGGCATGCAGCGGGGGCGCCGGATTTGACAAAATGCGGGCCCCTGCGTATAGTTAGGTTTAGCCTCATGAAGACCCGATCTCTCCATCCCAACCGTTCACGAGAACCGCGGCCCTGGCCCCGGAAGGTCAGGGTAGGTTCTCTTGTTGTCTTTTACAGAACATGGGTGGAAGCGGACGGCGGGAGAAGGTGAGCGCGGTGCGCCTCTTTCCCGAATCCTGCCCGACATGAATCCGGACTTCCCGTCCACGGGAGCAGACGCCGGGGTCCAGAGCGGACCATCCCCATTCGAGTCGATCTTCGCTTGCGGAGCGCGCCAACGACGGGGTGCTTTTGCCTGCGCCCGGGCAAGGGCTGGATGGTCTGGACTGCTCGGGTGGCTCCAGAGGCAGAAAGCTTCCTGGGGATCCCTGATCGATCGGAATCGTCCGTGATGCCGTGATGAAGGAGGCACCTGTGGAGGCCAAGGAGTTTCGTGCGCTGCGGATCTCGCTGGCCTCGCCGGAACAGATCCTGTCGTGGTCTTACGGCGAGGTGACCAAGCCAGAGACCATCAACTACCGCCGGCTGCGCCCGGAGAAAGACGGGCTGTTCTGCGAGGTCATCTTCGGCCCGACCCGGGATTATCAGTGCTATTGCGGGAAATATAAGGGCCCCCGTTACAAAGGCATCGTCTGTGAGAAGTGCGGGGTCGAAGTCACCCGCGCCTCCGTGCGCCGGGAGCGCATGGGCCATATCACCCTGGCCGCCCCGGTCGCCCATATCTGGTATACCCGTCGAGTTCCCTCCTACCTGGGGTTGCTGCTGGATATCTCCCGCCGCAACCTGGATCGGGTTCTCTACTTCGCCCAGTATGTGATCACCTCGGTGGATGAGGAAGCGCGGCAGCGCGCCCTCAAGCGGCTGGAAGAGGAGTTCGAGCGAGAGCGTCGCGCCATCGAAGCCAAATACCAGAAGGAGATCGAGACCCTTCTGGCCAAGGTCCAGAAGCTGGAAGAGAAGGAGCGCCAGAAGCTGGCGGACCGAGAGGCTCGCATCGAGGAGAAGTGGGACGCGGAGGTTGAGGCGTTGATGCGGGAGGCGCAGCGCACCCAGGCCCGCCTGGAGGAGCGGCTGGGGAAGACCATCCGCGTCCCCATCGTCTTCGAGCCCACCGGCGAGGTGATCGCCGACGCCGGGGAGACGGTGGGCCGGGAGCATCTCTCCGCCCTGAAGCGCATCCTGGAGGAACAGCTGAACCGGATCAAGGAGAGGGAAGCGGCGGAGCGCTCCCGTGCCCTGGCCCGGACGGAGGAGACGCTGAAGGCGCTGCGGGAGGCGGCGGAGGAGAAGATCGCCGCCCTTAAGGATCAGGCCGCCCGGGAGATCGAGGCGCTGCGCCAGCGCATCCAGGCGGACCGGGACGAGCTGGTGAGCCTGGCCCCCCTGCAGTTTCTGGGTGAGAACAAGTATCGCGAGCTGAAGAGCAAATGGGGTCAGGTCTTCAAGGCGGAGATGGGGGCGGAGGCCTTCCTGGAGATCCTCCAGCGCCTGGACCTCGAACAGATGGCCAAGGAGCTGTGGCAGGAGATCCGCCAGGCCAAGTCCAAGCAGCGCCGCAAGAAGGCCATCAAGCGCCTCCAGATCGTCCGCGCCTTCCTTCGCAGCGGCAACCGACCCGAATGGATGATCCTGCGGGTCCTGCCGGTGCTCCCGCCGGACCTTCGGCCCATGGTCCAGCTGGACGGCGGGCGCTTCGCGACCTCGGACCTGAACGATCTCTACCGGCGGGTGATCAATCGAAACAACCGGCTGAAGCGCCTGCTGGAGCTGGGGGCGCCGGACGTGATCATCCGCAACGAGAAACGCATGCTCCAGGAGGCCGTGGACGCCCTCATCGACAACTCCCAGCGGGGCAAGGCCATGTCCCGCCGCGGGCGCCGGGAGCTCAAGTCCCTGAGCGACATGCTGCGAGGGAAGAAGGGGCGCTTCCGCCGCAACCTGTTGGGCAAGCGGGTGGACTACTCCGGGCGCTCGGTGATCGTGGTGGGGCCGCAGCTGAAGCTCCACCAGTGCGGCCTTCCCAAGACCATGGCCCTTGAGCTCTATAAGCCCTTCGTCATCGCCCGGCTGATCCAGTATAACTACGCCACCAACATCAAGGGGGCCAAGCGGCTGATCGAGCGCCAGCGGCCCGAGGTCTGGGAGGTGCTGGAGGAAGTCATCAAGGAGCGGCCGGTGCTGCTCAACCGCGCCCCTACCCTCCACCGCCTGGGCATCCAAGCCTTCGAGCCCGTGCTGGTGGAGGGCAAGGCCATCCAGATCCACCCCTTGGTCTGCGCCGCCTTCAACGCCGACTTCGACGGGGACCAGATGGCCGTCCACGTCCCCCTCTCCGAGAAGGCCGTCTGGGAGGCCCGAAACCTGATGCTCTCCAGCAAGAACCTCCTGCTACCGGCCAACGGCGAGCCGGTGGTCGGGCCCACCAAGGACATGGTGCTGGGTTGCTACTACCTGACGATGAGCCCGCCCAACGGAGCTGCCGGCCCGACCCGCGTCTTCGCCAGTCTGGAGGAGGTGGAGCTGGTCTACCAGCTGGGGAAGATCTCCCTGCACACCCCCATCCGGGTCTACACCCGGACGGTGTATGACGAGAACGGGCAGCGCTATCCGGACGGCCAGCCCCGCCCGCGGCTGATCGAGACCACCGTCGGCCGGGTCCTCTTCAACCTGGCCCTGCCCGAGGCGCTGCGCTTCGTGAACGAGACAATGGACAAGGGCCGGCTGAAGGATCTAGTGGCCCAGTGCTTCCAGTGGCTGGGGCCGGAGGCCACGGTGGAGATGGTGGACCGGCTGAAGGACATCGGCTTCCAGTATGCCACCCGCTCGGGCGTCACCATCGCCGTGGCCGACCTGGAGATCCCGCCCACCAAGCGGGAGGTGCTGGCCCGCTACGAGGCCATGGTGGCCGAGGTGGAGCGCCAGTATCGACGCGGCCTCCTCACGGATGAGGAGCGCTACAACCGCGTCGTCGACCTCTGGCAGCGGGCCACCAATGAGATCGCCGAGGCCGTCAAGCAGACCATGAGCCCGGATAACAACGTGACCATCATGGCTGTCTCCGGCGCCACCAAGGGTGGCTTCCAGCCGGTCGCCCAGCTGGCCGGCATGCGCGGCCTGATGGCGGACCCGGCGGGGCGGATCATCGAGCTGCCCATCCGTTCGAACTTCCGCGAGGGCCTCACCACCATCGAGTATTTCATCTCCACCCACGGCGCCCGCAAGGGCCTGGCGGACACCGCCCTGCGCACGGCCGACGCGGGCTACCTCACCCGGCGCCTGGTGGATGTGGCCCAGGACGTCATCGTCAATGCCTACGACTGCGGCACCCGCGCCGGCATCTGGATCCGGGCGAGCGACGACGTAGGCGGGCAGACCCTCAAGGAGCGGATCTTCGGCCGCGTCCTGGCCGCCCCCGTCTTTGATCCGAAGACCGGAGCCCTCATCGCCGACACCGGCACCCTCCTCGACGAGGTGCTCTCCGAGCGCATCGAGAAGGCGGGGGTGCAGGAGGTCTACGTCCGCTCGCCGATGACCTGCCAGCTCCGCTACGGGATCTGCGCCCTCTGCTACGGGCGCGACCTGGGCACGGGCCGGTTGGTGGAGGTGGGCACCGCCGTGGGGATCATCGCCGCCCAGTCCATCGGCGAGCCGGGGACGCAGCTCACCCTGCGGACCTTCCACACCGGCGGCGTGGCCGGCGTGGCCGACATCACCCAGGGCCTGCCGCGGGTCGAGGAGCTGTTCGAGGCCCGCAAGCACCCCAAGGGCGAGGGCCTGATGGCCGACATCGACGGCGTGGTCCATATCTACCGCACCGAGGAGGGGCTGCGGCGGATCCGCCTGGTGAAGAGCGAGCTCCGTGAGGACGTCTACGAGATCCCCGGCAACTGGTCCATCAAGGTGGAGGACGGCCAGACCGTCAGCGAGGGCCAGGTGCTGGCCAGCCGGGGTGACCAGCAGATCGTCGCCCAGCATGGCGGCCGGGTGGTCTACCGGAAGGGCGAGCCCCTCAAGGTGGTCTATGAGGTCCGGGAGGAACGGGAATACGATGTGCCGGCCACGGCGCGCCTCCTGGTAGAGGAGGGCCAGAAGGTGAAGGCTGGCGACGCCCTCACCGAGGGGCCCAAGAATCCACATCGCATCCTCAACCTGCTCGGGCGGGAGGCCGTGCAGCTCTACTTGCTCAGCGAGATCCAGAAGGTCTACCGCTCCCAGGGCGTGAACATCAACGACAAACACTTCGAGATCATCATCCGCAAGATGCTGAGCAAGGTCCAGATCATCAACCCGGGCGACACGGACTTCCTGCCCGGCGACCTGGTGGACCGCCTGATCCTCCAGGACATCAACGCGCGCCTGGTCGCGGAGGGCAAGCGCCCGGCCACCGCCCGTCAGGTCCTGCTGGGCATCACCAAGGCTGCCCTGGCCACGGACTCCTTCCTCTCGGCGGCCTCCTTCCAGCACACCATCCGGGTGCTGGCTGGGACGGCCCTGGAGGGCAAGATCGACGAGCTGCGCGGCCTGAAGGAGAATGTGATCATCGGGCGCCTGATCCCGGCCGGGACCGGCTTCAAGTATTACGCCGAGAAGCGCGGGATGGAGGACATGTCCCGCGGCGGCACCGGCCCCACCCTGGCCGAGGCGGTTACCACCGCCATCGACCTGTGATGAGCGCGGAAGTCCATACCACGGGGGGCAGGCCGGAACGCCTGCCCCCCGTGTTGTTCCGCCGGAGGGGATGATCCCTGCGTCATGCATTCTGCGAGAGGCCGACCGGGATGCGCTCCGTTTTCGTGGCCCTCGATCTGGAAACCACCGGCCTGGATCCGGAGACCGACGCCATCATCGAGATCGGCGTGGTGAAGTTCCGGGGGGAGACGGTCCTGGACGAGTGGGGAACGCTGGTCCGCCCTGAGCGCCCCATCCCGCCCGCCGTTGTGGAGCTCACCGGCATCCGCCCGGAGGAGGCTGAGCAGGCGCCGCCGTTGCGGGCCCTGCTCCCTCGCCTCCGGGCGCTGGTGGGAGACGCCGTCCTGGTGGGGCATTCCATCGATCAGGACCTGGCCTTTCTGCGCCGCTACGGTCTCTTCCGGGAGAACGAAGCCCTGGACACCTATGAGCTGGCGGCCATCCTGGTCCCTTACGCCGGTGGCCACAGCCTCTCCACCCTGGCCCGCGACCTGGGGATCCCGGTGGAGGTGGTGCACCGGGCCCTGGAGGACGCCCGGCTGACCCACCGGCTGTTCCAAGCGTTGTTCGAGCGGGCTTGCCAGCTCCCCGAGCCCATCCTGGAGGAGATCATCCGGCACGCGGCCCGCTTCCCGTGGCCCCCGCGCCGCTTCTTCGAGGAAGCCCTGCGGGCCGTGCAGCGGGGCCGGTTCGCGGACCAGAGCATCGGGGCCCAGCTGCGGGCGAAGGGCCGGGCCACCGCCGAGGCCTATCTGGCCCCGCCCCCCGTGCGGGCCCGCCCCCTCCGCCCCCGCCGCGAGCCTCAGCCGCTGGATGAGGAGGCGTTGGCCCGGCTGCTGGAGCCGGGAGGCGCCCTCTCTCGCATCTTCCCGGACTATGAACACCGTCCCCAGCAGGTCGAGATGCTCCGGGCCGTGGCCGCCTCCTTCAATGAAGGAACCCACCGGATGATCGAGGCGGGGACCGGGGTGGGCAAGAGCCTGGCCTATCTGATCCCCGCCGCCGTCTGGGCCCTGCAAAACGGCGAGCGGGTGGTGATCTCCACTTACACGATCCCTCTCCAGGAGCAACTGCTTCAGAAGGACATCCCCGTCCTCCAGCGCCTGTTCTCCGAGTCCGGGCTGGCGGATGGATCGGCGCTGCGGGTGGCGCTCCTCAAGGGGCGAGCCCATTACCTCTGCCCGGCGCGGGTGATGCAGCTGCGGCACGCCGGGCCCTCCAGCATCGACGAGCTGCGCATGCTGGTCAAAATCCTGGTGTGGCTGCCCACTACCCGCACCGGTGATGGGGATGAGCTGTATCTGCCCACACCCGCGGAGCGCGCGCTGTGGGCCCGTCTCTCCGCCGACAACGAGGCCTGCACGGCCGAGGTCTGCGCCGCATGGGGCGAGGGAGGCTGCTTCCTTCACCGCGCCCGCAAGGCCGCCGAGGCCGCCCACCTGATCATCGTCAACCACGCCCTCCTCTTCGCCGACGTGACGACCCAGAACATGGTGCTCCCGGAGCACCGCCACCTGATCATCGATGAGGCCCACCACCTGGAGGAAGCGGCCACCCGGCAGCTTACGGTGGAGATCGATCGCTTCGGGCTGCTGCGTCTGCTCCAGGAAGCCGGCGGGGCTCGGGATCACCGGACCGGGGGGCTGGCCGGCGCGTTGACCACCTTGAGCCGGGGCCTGCCCCCTGCCCTCCGCGGCCCCCTGACCGGCCTGACGCGCCGGTTGAGCGAGGCCGTAGAGGCCGCCCGCACCGGCGTGGATGTCCTGATGGACGCCCTCGTGGCCTTCCTGGAGGCCGCTGCGCCGGGGCGGGGGGAACACGCCCGCAAGGTCCTCCTCCAGGGGGCCGAGCGCCAGCGCCCGGCCTGGGCCGCGGTGGAGCAGGCATGGGAGTTGCTCTCGGCCCGCTGGCGGGCCGTCCAGGAGGCGCTGGCAAGCATCCGTGCCGCGCTGACAGAGTTGCTGGAGCATGGCTTCGCCGAGGTGGAGGAGCCGCTGGGCCTGGTTCAGGTCTTAAGCCATGACTTCGAAAGGGCCCGTCAGGTCCTGGAGGCGGCCATCCGCAATCCCTCGCCGGACACCGTCTACTGGCTGGAAGGCCAGGGGGAAGGGGGGAGCTGGCCTCATGTCCGTCTGCACGCGGCCCCCCTGGAAGTGGGCCCGCTGGTGCGGCGGCACCTGCTGGGGTCCCGGCGCTGCGTGATCATGACCTCGGCCACCCTGCAGACGGTGGACCGGGAACGCCAGGCTCCTTCCTTCGCGTTTCTGAAAGAGCGGTTGGGGGCCTGGGAGATGGAGGAGCTGGCCCTGGATTCCCCCTTTGATTACCGGCGGAACGCCCTGGTGTATCTGGTGACGGACATCCCGGAGCCGGGGCAGGCGGGCTACCAGCGAGCGGTGGAGCAGGCGGTGCTGGAGGCGGCCCGGGCCATCGGCGGACGCACCATGGTGCTCTTCACCGCTTACGCGCCCCTGCGGCGGGCCGCCCGGGCCCTCGCCGATCCCCTCGCCCGGCTCGGCATCTCCGTCTACGAACAGAGGGACGGAAGCTCCCGGCGCCAGCTGGTGGAACGCTTCCGTTCAGCGGAGCGGGCGGTGCTGCTGGGGACCCGGAGCCTCTGGGAGGGGGTGGATATCCCCGGGGAAGCCCTCTCATGTCTGATCATCGCCAAGCTGCCTTTCGAGGTTCCCGACGAGCCGATCTTCGCCGCCCGGAGCGCCCGCTACCGCGATCCGTTCCTGGATTACGCGGTGCCGGAGGCGGTGCTGCGGTTCCGCCAGGGCTTCGGGCGCCTGATCCGCCGCCGTTCCGACCGGGGGGTGGTAGTGATCCTGGATCGGCGGGTGCTGACCCGCACGTATGGAGCCTGGTTCCTGACCGCCCTTCCCCCGTGCACCCTCCATCGAGGTCCTCTGTCCGACATCGGTTCGGTGCTGAAGGACTGGTTGATGGGCGCTGCGGCGAAGTGAGAAGTTCCGATGCCTCCGAACCGATCCCGTTTGCCGGGCGAAAGGCTCCCCACGTAAAATTCAAACCACATCGGATCGGGGAGGGCGGTTGCTGTTCGGCATCCGGCCCTTGAAAGCGATCAGACGCCTCAGCATCGCGAGCCCTGAACCCGGGGTAGCGGACGGGCGAGGAGGTGGGATGTGGAGCGGAGCCTTCGCGGGCTGGCGCGGACGTGGGGCGGGCGCCTGGATGAGCTCACCCGAGCGCTTCGGCAATCCGTTCAGAGCGGCGCTCTCTGGGTCCCCATCCTGGCGGTCCTGACTGCGATGGGGATCGGCGGGGTTGTGGTCTTCGTCGCCACCGGCAAGCCTCAGCTGGCCCTCCTGGCTTATCAGGGGCTGTGGGAAGGGGCCTTCGGCTCCCCCAAGGCGTTAAGCGAAACCCTGGTGCAGATGACCCCCTACGTGTTCGCCGGGTTGGGCATCGCCCTGGCCTTCCACGGAGGATTGTTTAACATCGGGGCGGAAGGCCAGCTGGCCCTGGGGGCCATCGTCGCGGCGTGGATCGGCTACGCCCTTCCCTCTCTGGTGGGCGGGACCATCCCGGCTCTTCTGCATCTGCCGCTGGCCATCCTGGGTGGGGCGCTGGCCGGCGCCCTGTGGGCCGCCATCCCGGGCTGGCTGAAGGCCCGCACCGGCGGGCACGAGGTCATCAACACGATCATGATGAACTACATCGCCCTGCTGATGGCCAGCTATCTCCTGAACGGCCCCATGCGGGATCCCAGCCCGACCAACGTGGTGGCCCGCACCCCTCGCATCGCAGAGACCGCCCGTCTCCCCCGACTGTTCGCTGATCCGGATCTCCGGTTGCACGCCGGGTTCCTGATCGCCCTGGGGATGGCCCTGCTGGTGGCCTGGCTGCTCTGGCGGACCACCCTGGGCTTCGAGATCCGGACGGTCGGCCTGAACCCTCACGCGGCCCGCTATGCGGGCATCCCCATCGTCCGGATCACTGTGCTCACGATGGCCATGAGCGGCTTCCTGGCCGGGATGGCGGGCGCGGTGCAGGTGACGGGGCTGAATTACCGGCACGAGCTGAGCTTCAACCTGGGCTACGGCTTCGACGCCATCGCCATCGCCCTGCTGGGGAAGGTTCACCCCATGGGAGTGGTGCTGGCCGCCTTCCTCTTCGGAGCCCTGCGCAACGGGGCCAGCCGCATGCAGTTCCTCACCCAGGTCCCGGTGGATCTGATCTCGGTGATCCAGGCCCTGATCCTGATGTTCGTGGCCGCCGAGGCGATCGTGCGCACGCTGTATCGGCCGCTATTCCGGGGCGCGGCGGAGGAGGAGCGGATGGTGCTCACTCGAGGATGGGGAGAGCTGTGAAGAGGATGACCTCGAGATATCCCGCGAACGATGCGTGGGGCGCCTGAGGGGATCCGATCGGGGAGCGAAGAGGGGATGGACGCGCGACGGTTCGGCTTCATCATCGGGGTGATCGCCCTGATCTTCGGGGCGGCAGTGGCCCTGGGATACGGACGGTATCCCGCGGCGGTGATCCTCGTCAGCATGCTGGCCACCACCATCCGGGTCTCTACCCCTTTGGTGCTGGGAGCCCTCTCCGGGATCTTCTGCGAGCGCAGCGGGGTGGTTAACATCGCCATCGAGGGGATGATGCTCACCGCGGCCTTCACCGGCTTCACAGCTTCCCTTTACATCTACGATGCCGGCGCGCCCGGCATGGTGGCGCTGCTCCTGGGCGTGCTGGTGGCCATCTTGAGCGGGGCGCTCCTGGGCCTGCTCCACGCCGTCCTCTCGATCACGTATAAGACCGATCAGATCATCAGCGGGACGGTGATCAACATCCTGGCGGTGGGGATCACCGGCTACCTGAACCGCCAGCTGTTCTTCGGCGGTCAGATGCCCCACTCCCCCGGCGTGCTCCCCCGCATCTCCCTCCCGGTGCTCTCGGAGCTCCCCCTGGTGGGGAGCATCTTCAGTCAGCAGCCCATCACCTGGCTAGCCCCCCTCCTGGTCCTGGCCGTCCACATCCTGCTTTTCCATACTGTCTGGGGGCTGCGCACCCGAGCGGTGGGGGAGCATCCTCGGGGGGCGGACACCCTGGGCATCGATGTGATCCGCATGCGCTATATCAATGTGATCCTGGGTGGGGCGATGGCCGGGCTGGCGGGGGCCTACTTCACCCTGGAGTCGGTGCCGGCCTTCGAGCCGTTGATGACCAACGGCCGGGGCTTCATCTCCCTGGCGGCGATGATCTTCGGGAACTGGACCCCCTTCGGGGCGTGGGCGGCCACGCTGCTGTTCGGGGCGGCCCAGGCCCTGCAGGCCAACGCCCAGCAGTTCGAGTTCCCCGCCC includes:
- the rplT gene encoding 50S ribosomal protein L20, with the protein product MTRVKSSVTNRRRHKKVLKMVEGQRGSRSRHYRRAHEAMIKSLAYAYQHRRERKRDFRRLWIMRINAAARQNGLSYSRFIAGLRAAGISLNRKVLADLAVRDAAAFARLVETARQALGLA
- a CDS encoding large ribosomal subunit protein bL35, with product MPKIRTHKATAKRLRYTGSGKLVRAKIGRSHLRRKRAKRTKRLYDEMLTVTEPFVYKMVKRLAPYLDRKD
- the infC gene encoding translation initiation factor IF-3, translated to MLSSSRHPVPGKEAHISARKYRVNEAIRARQVRLIGPDGKQIGVVSLVEALALARQHGLDLVEVAPQADPPVCRIMDYGKFMYEQAKKEREARKALKQIVVKEIRLRPTTDPHHVGFKVRDARRFLTDGNKVKVQVRMRGREMTHLQLATDMLQRFAEQVADVGMVEIPPNMEGQSMVMVLAPLRRKGSQPAERKTESSPEVMEGAQDSNP
- a CDS encoding putative signal transducing protein, whose translation is MTEAEWIIVYEAGSLIEGQMIQARLQGEGIPARLRYEALHAVIAPVFSPVEVQVPPAWAEAARRVLSEPEGFEG
- a CDS encoding YtxH domain-containing protein; translation: MAARESGGEFGAFLAGFLTGALVGAVVALLFAPRSGEETRRLLQERGIELKSQAEEVASQTRSQIEAALLEARRRAEEAAAEARRRAEEMRKWLEESRAQMEQMLAQARGAPSAPAGGSPTEGPSA
- the rpoC gene encoding DNA-directed RNA polymerase subunit beta', producing the protein MKEAPVEAKEFRALRISLASPEQILSWSYGEVTKPETINYRRLRPEKDGLFCEVIFGPTRDYQCYCGKYKGPRYKGIVCEKCGVEVTRASVRRERMGHITLAAPVAHIWYTRRVPSYLGLLLDISRRNLDRVLYFAQYVITSVDEEARQRALKRLEEEFERERRAIEAKYQKEIETLLAKVQKLEEKERQKLADREARIEEKWDAEVEALMREAQRTQARLEERLGKTIRVPIVFEPTGEVIADAGETVGREHLSALKRILEEQLNRIKEREAAERSRALARTEETLKALREAAEEKIAALKDQAAREIEALRQRIQADRDELVSLAPLQFLGENKYRELKSKWGQVFKAEMGAEAFLEILQRLDLEQMAKELWQEIRQAKSKQRRKKAIKRLQIVRAFLRSGNRPEWMILRVLPVLPPDLRPMVQLDGGRFATSDLNDLYRRVINRNNRLKRLLELGAPDVIIRNEKRMLQEAVDALIDNSQRGKAMSRRGRRELKSLSDMLRGKKGRFRRNLLGKRVDYSGRSVIVVGPQLKLHQCGLPKTMALELYKPFVIARLIQYNYATNIKGAKRLIERQRPEVWEVLEEVIKERPVLLNRAPTLHRLGIQAFEPVLVEGKAIQIHPLVCAAFNADFDGDQMAVHVPLSEKAVWEARNLMLSSKNLLLPANGEPVVGPTKDMVLGCYYLTMSPPNGAAGPTRVFASLEEVELVYQLGKISLHTPIRVYTRTVYDENGQRYPDGQPRPRLIETTVGRVLFNLALPEALRFVNETMDKGRLKDLVAQCFQWLGPEATVEMVDRLKDIGFQYATRSGVTIAVADLEIPPTKREVLARYEAMVAEVERQYRRGLLTDEERYNRVVDLWQRATNEIAEAVKQTMSPDNNVTIMAVSGATKGGFQPVAQLAGMRGLMADPAGRIIELPIRSNFREGLTTIEYFISTHGARKGLADTALRTADAGYLTRRLVDVAQDVIVNAYDCGTRAGIWIRASDDVGGQTLKERIFGRVLAAPVFDPKTGALIADTGTLLDEVLSERIEKAGVQEVYVRSPMTCQLRYGICALCYGRDLGTGRLVEVGTAVGIIAAQSIGEPGTQLTLRTFHTGGVAGVADITQGLPRVEELFEARKHPKGEGLMADIDGVVHIYRTEEGLRRIRLVKSELREDVYEIPGNWSIKVEDGQTVSEGQVLASRGDQQIVAQHGGRVVYRKGEPLKVVYEVREEREYDVPATARLLVEEGQKVKAGDALTEGPKNPHRILNLLGREAVQLYLLSEIQKVYRSQGVNINDKHFEIIIRKMLSKVQIINPGDTDFLPGDLVDRLILQDINARLVAEGKRPATARQVLLGITKAALATDSFLSAASFQHTIRVLAGTALEGKIDELRGLKENVIIGRLIPAGTGFKYYAEKRGMEDMSRGGTGPTLAEAVTTAIDL
- a CDS encoding helicase C-terminal domain-containing protein, which produces MRSVFVALDLETTGLDPETDAIIEIGVVKFRGETVLDEWGTLVRPERPIPPAVVELTGIRPEEAEQAPPLRALLPRLRALVGDAVLVGHSIDQDLAFLRRYGLFRENEALDTYELAAILVPYAGGHSLSTLARDLGIPVEVVHRALEDARLTHRLFQALFERACQLPEPILEEIIRHAARFPWPPRRFFEEALRAVQRGRFADQSIGAQLRAKGRATAEAYLAPPPVRARPLRPRREPQPLDEEALARLLEPGGALSRIFPDYEHRPQQVEMLRAVAASFNEGTHRMIEAGTGVGKSLAYLIPAAVWALQNGERVVISTYTIPLQEQLLQKDIPVLQRLFSESGLADGSALRVALLKGRAHYLCPARVMQLRHAGPSSIDELRMLVKILVWLPTTRTGDGDELYLPTPAERALWARLSADNEACTAEVCAAWGEGGCFLHRARKAAEAAHLIIVNHALLFADVTTQNMVLPEHRHLIIDEAHHLEEAATRQLTVEIDRFGLLRLLQEAGGARDHRTGGLAGALTTLSRGLPPALRGPLTGLTRRLSEAVEAARTGVDVLMDALVAFLEAAAPGRGEHARKVLLQGAERQRPAWAAVEQAWELLSARWRAVQEALASIRAALTELLEHGFAEVEEPLGLVQVLSHDFERARQVLEAAIRNPSPDTVYWLEGQGEGGSWPHVRLHAAPLEVGPLVRRHLLGSRRCVIMTSATLQTVDRERQAPSFAFLKERLGAWEMEELALDSPFDYRRNALVYLVTDIPEPGQAGYQRAVEQAVLEAARAIGGRTMVLFTAYAPLRRAARALADPLARLGISVYEQRDGSSRRQLVERFRSAERAVLLGTRSLWEGVDIPGEALSCLIIAKLPFEVPDEPIFAARSARYRDPFLDYAVPEAVLRFRQGFGRLIRRRSDRGVVVILDRRVLTRTYGAWFLTALPPCTLHRGPLSDIGSVLKDWLMGAAAK